From Halapricum desulfuricans, a single genomic window includes:
- a CDS encoding phosphate-starvation-inducible PsiE family protein has protein sequence MVDANAPAESVADNPVARLTEQFVTYVELVAAAVFALLFAIGVGDLVLQIGDAVLTGSITDPLVVIGFIDTGLLLLIIVEVYQTVIAYTTKSGTAEIVRLVIYTGVIAMVRKAIVFRVSEYPTTGDALAASVAYTVLLLGLGVLLVIQRD, from the coding sequence ATGGTGGATGCGAATGCTCCAGCTGAGAGTGTCGCCGACAACCCTGTCGCTCGCCTCACCGAGCAGTTCGTCACCTACGTCGAGCTGGTCGCCGCGGCCGTGTTCGCGCTCCTGTTTGCCATCGGCGTCGGTGATCTCGTCCTTCAGATCGGGGACGCTGTCCTGACGGGATCGATCACCGACCCGCTCGTCGTGATCGGGTTCATCGACACGGGACTGCTATTGCTCATCATCGTCGAGGTCTACCAGACGGTGATCGCCTACACGACGAAAAGCGGCACTGCCGAAATCGTCCGTCTGGTCATCTACACCGGCGTGATCGCGATGGTTCGGAAGGCTATCGTCTTCCGGGTCAGTGAGTACCCGACGACCGGCGATGCGCTGGCCGCTTCCGTCGCGTATACGGTTCTTCTCCTCGGACTGGGCGTGCTGCTCGTCATCCAACGAGACTGA
- a CDS encoding tRNA(Ile)(2)-agmatinylcytidine synthase: MTVVGLDDTDSRDRGMCTTYVAARLARRLREAGWNVERTLLVRLNPAVEHKTRGNAALAVHTDADVDTARTLIGEVIELAETEDPRTNPGVVVADGKPEWIPDDVAEFARRAIRTHHDIDDARELTDRHGFATLSRGNGRGLIGALAAVGAWEAFEEWTYESISYRERERWGTDRDVDREPVFAAAEAAYPDAWDTVDRGEGQAVCIPHTPCPILYGIRGDDPDVVESVADRIESEPVASRQLFVTNQGTDAHLEPATIGETTDGRAYCVDGTITEPPETHTGGHVFLTVGDGKHTIECAAFEPTKRFRDRVRALRVGDDVTVCGEVSDGTLKLEKFAVRDLRETALATPDCPECGRSMESAGRGQGYRCRDCRTSADGKVAREIDRDLEVGWYEVPPVARRHIAKPLVRGGFDGPIHPEQ; the protein is encoded by the coding sequence GTGACCGTCGTCGGCCTGGACGATACGGATTCCCGCGATCGCGGGATGTGTACGACCTACGTCGCCGCCAGACTCGCGAGGCGACTGCGAGAGGCGGGTTGGAACGTCGAGCGAACGCTTCTGGTTCGGCTCAACCCCGCCGTCGAGCACAAGACGCGGGGCAACGCCGCGCTGGCAGTCCACACCGACGCCGATGTCGATACCGCCCGCACTCTCATCGGCGAGGTGATCGAGCTGGCCGAGACCGAGGACCCCCGCACCAACCCCGGCGTCGTCGTCGCTGACGGCAAACCAGAGTGGATACCTGACGACGTGGCCGAGTTCGCTCGCAGGGCGATCAGGACCCACCACGATATCGACGACGCCCGCGAGCTGACCGACCGCCACGGCTTCGCGACGCTGTCGCGGGGCAACGGTCGCGGGTTGATCGGGGCACTGGCCGCGGTCGGTGCCTGGGAAGCCTTCGAGGAGTGGACCTACGAGTCGATCAGCTATCGCGAGCGCGAGCGCTGGGGAACCGATCGGGATGTCGATCGCGAACCGGTCTTCGCGGCCGCCGAGGCGGCCTATCCCGACGCCTGGGACACCGTCGATCGCGGCGAGGGCCAGGCAGTCTGTATCCCGCACACGCCGTGCCCGATCCTCTATGGTATCCGTGGTGACGATCCGGATGTGGTCGAAAGCGTCGCTGACCGTATCGAGAGCGAGCCGGTGGCTAGCCGACAGCTGTTCGTGACCAACCAGGGGACAGACGCTCACCTCGAACCGGCGACGATCGGGGAGACGACTGACGGACGCGCGTACTGCGTCGACGGGACGATCACCGAGCCGCCGGAGACCCACACAGGTGGCCACGTGTTCCTGACGGTTGGCGACGGCAAGCACACGATCGAGTGTGCAGCGTTCGAGCCGACCAAGCGATTTCGTGACCGAGTTCGGGCGCTCAGAGTCGGCGACGACGTAACCGTCTGTGGCGAAGTGAGCGATGGAACCCTGAAACTGGAGAAGTTCGCGGTGCGGGACTTGCGTGAGACTGCACTGGCGACACCGGACTGCCCCGAGTGTGGGCGTTCGATGGAGAGTGCCGGACGAGGGCAAGGCTACCGGTGTCGAGACTGCAGGACGAGCGCGGACGGGAAGGTCGCGCGGGAGATCGACCGTGACCTCGAAGTCGGATGGTACGAGGTGCCGCCGGTTGCGAGACGCCACATCGCGAAACCGCTGGTTCGTGGCGGATTCGACGGACCGATCCACCCCGAACAATAG